The Sphingobium aromaticiconvertens genome has a segment encoding these proteins:
- a CDS encoding DNA-binding protein has translation MMVRTDIEHLPWPMRQDLHRITAMLFETFAETTKGRLSDRYRQGRILKLILHGPQTRPDWHNIVPGEAFHLLAIVNHPRLARREQDWRFVRDRLRRAWEVGEIAHPVRLAVHSLEQVNGALTEGIPFFITVATEGIALYALDGTRLKSARPLPASERRARGLAEYGRWHGRASNFLLGAAFFQDRGNAPMAALLLHQACEHLYQCVAWSLTLHGVRTHALDQLREVAETLDTRLCSAWPRETSFERRAFSCLRRAYVEVRYGHSYRISAEELAWTMERVAVLQRLVQDMCRERLEDLVPLDLPHPLCGSDEREHHAQL, from the coding sequence ATGATGGTGCGCACCGACATAGAGCATTTGCCGTGGCCGATGCGGCAGGACCTCCACCGCATCACGGCCATGCTGTTCGAGACGTTCGCCGAAACGACCAAGGGCAGGTTGTCCGACCGTTACAGGCAAGGCCGCATTCTCAAGCTGATCCTGCACGGTCCCCAGACCCGGCCCGACTGGCATAATATTGTGCCCGGAGAGGCCTTCCACCTGTTGGCGATCGTCAACCATCCTCGGCTGGCGCGCAGGGAACAGGACTGGCGATTTGTGCGCGACAGGCTGCGCCGCGCGTGGGAAGTTGGCGAGATCGCGCATCCGGTACGGTTGGCCGTCCACAGTCTGGAGCAGGTCAACGGCGCCTTGACCGAGGGTATCCCTTTTTTCATCACGGTCGCGACCGAGGGCATCGCGCTTTACGCGTTGGACGGCACGCGACTGAAATCGGCCCGGCCCTTGCCAGCTTCGGAACGCCGCGCACGGGGGCTGGCCGAATATGGGCGCTGGCATGGCCGGGCCAGCAATTTCCTCTTGGGCGCGGCCTTCTTTCAGGATCGCGGCAACGCGCCCATGGCGGCGCTGCTGTTGCATCAGGCGTGCGAGCATCTCTACCAGTGCGTGGCGTGGTCCCTGACGCTTCACGGCGTGCGGACGCACGCGTTGGACCAATTGCGCGAGGTCGCCGAAACGCTGGACACGCGGCTTTGCTCCGCATGGCCGCGCGAAACATCATTCGAGCGGCGCGCCTTTAGCTGCCTTCGCCGTGCCTATGTCGAGGTGCGCTATGGTCACAGCTACCGCATCAGCGCCGAGGAACTGGCGTGGACGATGGAGCGCGTCGCTGTGTTGCAACGGCTGGTGCAGGACATGTGCCGCGAGCGACTGGAAGACTTAGTCCCGCTGGACCTGCCACACCCGCTATGCGGTTCTGACGAGCGAGA